Proteins co-encoded in one Pyramidobacter piscolens W5455 genomic window:
- the rpmG gene encoding 50S ribosomal protein L33: MADEIGLTCTECKNRNYVTFINKKNMDGKLQLNKYCKHCRKHTLHKESK; the protein is encoded by the coding sequence ATGGCAGACGAGATCGGCCTTACATGCACTGAATGCAAAAACCGCAACTACGTGACCTTCATCAACAAGAAGAACATGGACGGCAAACTTCAGCTGAACAAGTACTGCAAGCACTGCAGAAAGCACACCTTGCACAAAGAGAGCAAGTAG
- the secE gene encoding preprotein translocase subunit SecE, with protein sequence MDKLKNTLREARAELNKITWPGKQQVWYSTLVVIFVTLLVATYLGIVDLILTGVFSKILG encoded by the coding sequence GTGGATAAGCTCAAAAACACGCTTCGCGAAGCGCGCGCCGAACTCAACAAGATCACTTGGCCTGGCAAACAGCAAGTCTGGTATTCTACTCTGGTCGTGATCTTTGTAACGCTCCTTGTGGCGACGTATCTCGGGATCGTCGATCTGATCCTGACGGGAGTTTTTTCAAAGATTCTTGGATAG
- the nusG gene encoding transcription termination/antitermination protein NusG, whose translation MTEKKHEWFTVQTYSGYENKVKANLDQRIASMGMENKIFRVLVPTEERVVVKDGKSRRISHKLFPSYVLVEMIMDEQSWYVVRHTPGVTGFIGAGNHPLPITDSEIDEILVKIGEKEAAPAPKVEIDCEIGDRVRVATGPLTGMEGPVTEISPGKGKVKFSANVFGHDTEIEMDYAELEKL comes from the coding sequence ATGACCGAAAAAAAACACGAATGGTTCACTGTCCAGACCTATTCTGGATATGAAAACAAGGTCAAAGCCAACCTGGACCAGCGGATTGCTTCGATGGGCATGGAGAACAAGATCTTCCGCGTTCTCGTGCCGACGGAAGAACGAGTCGTTGTCAAGGATGGAAAGTCGCGACGCATTTCCCATAAACTCTTCCCCAGCTACGTGCTGGTGGAGATGATCATGGACGAGCAGTCGTGGTATGTCGTGCGTCACACGCCCGGCGTGACGGGGTTCATCGGCGCCGGCAACCATCCGCTGCCGATCACCGACAGCGAGATCGACGAAATCCTCGTCAAGATCGGCGAGAAAGAGGCCGCGCCGGCGCCCAAGGTCGAGATCGACTGCGAAATCGGCGACCGCGTCCGCGTGGCGACCGGTCCTCTGACCGGCATGGAGGGGCCCGTGACGGAGATCTCGCCCGGCAAGGGCAAGGTGAAATTCAGCGCCAACGTCTTCGGGCACGACACTGAAATCGAAATGGATTATGCAGAGCTGGAAAAGCTCTGA
- the rplK gene encoding 50S ribosomal protein L11: MAKKVIGVVKLQLPAGKATPAPPVGPALGQYGVNIMEFVKQFNAKTASQPGMIIPAVLTVYADRSFSFILKTPPASVLIRKAAGIEKGSGAPNKSKVAKLTMAQVMEIAKVKLPDMNANDVEAAAAMVAGTARSMGVDVTE, from the coding sequence ATGGCAAAGAAAGTCATTGGCGTGGTCAAACTCCAGCTGCCCGCTGGCAAAGCCACACCTGCGCCGCCCGTGGGACCCGCGCTTGGCCAGTACGGTGTGAACATCATGGAGTTCGTGAAGCAGTTCAACGCGAAAACGGCGTCTCAGCCGGGGATGATCATCCCCGCCGTGCTGACCGTTTACGCGGACAGAAGCTTCTCCTTCATCCTCAAGACACCGCCTGCAAGCGTTCTGATCCGTAAGGCTGCGGGAATCGAAAAGGGATCGGGCGCGCCGAACAAGAGCAAGGTCGCGAAGCTGACGATGGCCCAGGTCATGGAGATCGCCAAGGTCAAGCTGCCCGACATGAACGCCAACGACGTGGAAGCCGCCGCCGCCATGGTGGCCGGCACCGCCCGTTCGATGGGCGTCGACGTCACCGAGTAG
- the rplA gene encoding 50S ribosomal protein L1, producing MAKIGKRRAELLKKLEPLKAYGLEEGIELALSAANAKFDESVEIHVRLNVDPRQADQQVRSTVGLPNGTGKTKRVVVLTSTDKNVEAQEAGADYVGSTDLVDKIKGGWMDFEAVVATPEMMKFIGPLGKVLGPRGLMPSAKAGTVTANVGSTVKEIKAGRVEYRVDKFGILHNAIGKASFGKDKILENVKAYYAAVLKSRPVAVKGAYVKSLTLSTSMGLGVRIDAADAEKICAAVAE from the coding sequence ATGGCAAAGATTGGCAAGAGACGCGCCGAGCTTCTCAAGAAGCTGGAGCCCCTCAAAGCGTACGGCCTCGAGGAAGGCATTGAGCTGGCCCTTTCGGCCGCGAACGCGAAGTTCGACGAGAGCGTGGAAATCCACGTCCGTCTGAACGTCGATCCCCGTCAGGCGGATCAGCAGGTCCGCAGCACCGTCGGCCTGCCCAACGGCACCGGCAAGACGAAACGCGTCGTCGTCCTGACTTCCACCGACAAGAACGTGGAAGCCCAGGAAGCGGGCGCCGATTACGTCGGCAGCACCGATCTGGTCGACAAGATCAAGGGCGGCTGGATGGACTTCGAAGCCGTCGTCGCGACGCCCGAGATGATGAAGTTCATCGGGCCTCTCGGCAAAGTGCTCGGCCCCCGCGGGCTGATGCCCAGCGCCAAAGCCGGCACGGTCACGGCCAACGTCGGCTCGACCGTCAAGGAGATCAAGGCCGGCCGCGTCGAGTATCGCGTCGACAAGTTCGGCATCCTGCACAACGCCATCGGCAAGGCCAGCTTCGGCAAGGACAAGATCCTCGAGAACGTCAAGGCCTATTACGCCGCGGTGCTCAAATCCCGTCCCGTCGCCGTCAAGGGCGCTTACGTGAAGTCCCTGACGCTGTCCACGTCCATGGGATTGGGCGTGCGCATCGACGCCGCCGACGCGGAAAAAATCTGCGCGGCTGTCGCCGAATAA
- the rplJ gene encoding 50S ribosomal protein L10 gives MPAQYKVDQVAELKELFNGAEAVFVAEYRGLTVAQASALRKAIRAAGGQAKVARNRLAEIALDEVGLAKDVKMMKGPNLYVVAAANSPAVAKAIKDFSEVKENAAFVIKGGVMGKNLLGLDNVKALASMPSREELVAKAVGSIASPLRGLVTVLSGLPRGLVTALSAIADKKKEAA, from the coding sequence TTGCCCGCACAGTATAAAGTCGATCAGGTTGCCGAACTGAAAGAGCTGTTCAACGGCGCCGAGGCGGTTTTCGTCGCCGAATACCGCGGTCTGACGGTGGCTCAGGCTTCCGCGCTCCGCAAGGCGATCCGCGCCGCCGGCGGCCAGGCCAAAGTTGCCCGCAACCGGCTTGCCGAGATCGCTCTCGACGAAGTGGGACTGGCCAAGGACGTGAAGATGATGAAAGGGCCCAACCTGTACGTCGTCGCCGCCGCCAACAGTCCCGCCGTCGCCAAGGCCATCAAGGATTTCAGCGAAGTGAAGGAAAACGCCGCGTTCGTCATCAAGGGCGGCGTGATGGGAAAGAACCTGCTGGGGCTCGACAACGTCAAGGCTCTGGCCTCCATGCCCTCCCGCGAAGAACTCGTCGCCAAGGCGGTCGGCTCCATCGCCAGCCCGCTTCGCGGCCTTGTTACCGTTCTGTCCGGCCTGCCCCGCGGCCTCGTTACCGCGCTGTCCGCGATCGCCGACAAGAAAAAGGAAGCCGCATAA
- the rplL gene encoding 50S ribosomal protein L7/L12: MTKDEIISAIESMSVLDLADLVKALEEKFGVSAAAPVMMAAGAAAPGAAAPAAEEKTEFDVVLKEVGAQKLQVIKVVREVTGLGLKDAKDFVENPGKPIKEGLSKEDAEALVKQFEGTGATVVLA, encoded by the coding sequence ATGACCAAAGATGAGATCATTTCCGCGATTGAAAGCATGTCCGTTCTTGACCTGGCTGACCTTGTGAAGGCCCTCGAAGAGAAGTTCGGCGTTTCCGCCGCCGCTCCCGTGATGATGGCCGCCGGCGCCGCCGCTCCGGGCGCCGCCGCTCCCGCCGCCGAGGAGAAGACCGAGTTCGACGTGGTGCTGAAGGAAGTCGGCGCCCAGAAGCTCCAGGTCATCAAGGTCGTCCGCGAAGTCACCGGCCTTGGCCTCAAGGACGCCAAGGATTTTGTCGAGAACCCCGGCAAGCCCATCAAGGAAGGCCTGTCCAAGGAAGACGCCGAAGCTCTCGTCAAGCAGTTCGAAGGCACCGGCGCGACCGTCGTGCTCGCTTAA
- a CDS encoding amidohydrolase family protein, whose translation MSPVIDVHVHVYPEQFVRDRELISKKEPHFDLLTHNKVHKWGTAEQLIQRMDETGVDQSWIFGFAFRDPGLCAICNDYVIDAVRRYPGRLKGFASISPLTRGFAAEAERCADAGLIGVGELFPQGQNFDLGDRRQTWRLAAVLEERGLLLNVHTAEPVGHDYDGKGNVGPKEAAAFCLNHPGVKVIFAHFGGGLWLYETMPEMRLALKNARYDTAAWPFLYDARVLAAAKAAGALDKMLYGTDWPILDRERFASRLQSCGLDEREKETFMGGSAARLLAEREG comes from the coding sequence ATGAGCCCGGTAATCGACGTGCACGTTCACGTGTACCCCGAACAGTTTGTCAGAGATCGGGAACTGATCTCGAAAAAAGAGCCTCACTTCGATCTGCTCACCCACAACAAGGTCCATAAATGGGGCACGGCGGAGCAATTGATCCAGCGCATGGACGAAACGGGCGTCGATCAGTCGTGGATCTTCGGCTTCGCGTTCCGCGACCCGGGACTGTGCGCGATCTGCAACGATTACGTGATCGACGCCGTGCGCCGCTACCCCGGCCGCCTGAAGGGCTTCGCCTCGATCTCGCCGCTGACGCGGGGCTTTGCCGCCGAAGCGGAGCGCTGCGCCGACGCCGGGCTGATCGGCGTCGGCGAACTGTTCCCGCAGGGGCAGAATTTCGACCTCGGCGACCGGCGGCAGACGTGGCGGCTGGCCGCCGTGCTGGAGGAACGCGGGCTGCTGCTCAACGTCCATACCGCCGAACCGGTGGGGCACGATTACGACGGCAAGGGCAACGTCGGGCCGAAAGAGGCGGCGGCGTTCTGCCTGAACCATCCCGGCGTGAAGGTGATCTTCGCCCACTTCGGCGGCGGCCTCTGGCTGTACGAGACCATGCCGGAGATGAGACTTGCGCTCAAAAACGCCCGCTACGACACGGCCGCCTGGCCGTTCCTGTACGACGCGCGCGTGCTTGCCGCGGCGAAGGCCGCCGGCGCGCTGGACAAGATGCTGTACGGCACCGACTGGCCGATCCTGGACCGCGAGCGCTTCGCGTCGCGGCTGCAGAGCTGCGGCCTGGACGAGCGGGAAAAAGAAACGTTCATGGGCGGCTCTGCGGCGCGTCTGCTGGCCGAAAGAGAAGGCTGA
- a CDS encoding transporter substrate-binding domain-containing protein has protein sequence MKKKFVSVLSVMLFFVFGASLGASAAGNGAEERVIRVATPGNYAPFTMYEELTQEWSGFEIELWRTIGEKTGYRIQFIHIDTPAAFAEVDLGRADTVAKQISITPARRQKYEFTQPFFFSPYCLTVREDNNEIKSWKDMEGKTLALREGSAMNEFVAALDPDNKVKKAIYESGNSALHETAMGRVDAYPFAYLILPYRLKKNPELKLKSVDVENPIYTEINAYPFARTERGQMLLKLTDEILTRMIADGSYAELCKKWFGLDVMETKPAKEYRETLAR, from the coding sequence GTGAAAAAGAAGTTTGTTTCTGTCCTGTCCGTCATGCTGTTCTTTGTCTTCGGCGCTTCGCTGGGCGCTTCCGCCGCGGGAAACGGCGCAGAAGAGCGGGTGATCCGCGTGGCCACGCCCGGCAACTACGCGCCCTTCACCATGTACGAAGAGCTGACTCAGGAATGGTCGGGTTTTGAGATCGAACTGTGGCGGACGATCGGCGAAAAGACGGGTTATCGGATCCAGTTTATCCACATCGACACGCCGGCCGCTTTCGCCGAGGTGGATCTCGGGCGCGCCGACACCGTAGCCAAACAGATCAGCATCACTCCGGCCCGTCGGCAGAAATACGAATTCACGCAGCCCTTTTTCTTCAGTCCCTACTGTCTGACCGTGCGAGAGGACAACAACGAGATCAAATCCTGGAAGGATATGGAGGGCAAAACGCTCGCCCTTCGGGAAGGCAGCGCCATGAACGAGTTCGTCGCCGCGCTCGATCCCGACAACAAGGTGAAAAAAGCCATCTACGAGTCGGGCAACAGCGCGCTGCACGAGACCGCGATGGGGCGCGTCGACGCGTATCCGTTCGCGTACCTGATCCTGCCGTACCGTCTGAAGAAGAATCCCGAGCTGAAGCTCAAGTCCGTAGACGTCGAAAACCCCATTTATACGGAAATCAACGCCTATCCGTTTGCCCGCACCGAGAGAGGGCAGATGCTCCTGAAGCTGACGGACGAGATTCTGACTCGGATGATCGCGGACGGCAGCTACGCGGAGCTGTGCAAGAAATGGTTCGGTCTCGACGTGATGGAGACGAAACCGGCGAAGGAATATCGGGAGACGCTGGCGCGCTAA
- a CDS encoding transporter substrate-binding domain-containing protein, translating to MNRKLLVALTAVVTTILGAVAFAAEDKVIRVATPGTYAPFTMYDDATKEWSGFEIELWRAIGKRFGYDVEFLRFDIPATFAELDLGRVDTVAKQISITPARQQKYDFSRPFFFSPYFLTVAESNEEIKSWKDMAGKTIALAEGSAMNEFVAALDPDNKVKKFVYESDKKIFSEVSVGRIDACPSAFIELPYELKRNPALKLKFVDLDNPIYTEVNAYPFARTERGQALLKLANEALTQMIDDGSYAGLCKKWFGVDVMETKPAKDYQAAHSK from the coding sequence ATGAACAGGAAACTGTTGGTCGCTCTGACGGCTGTCGTGACGACGATTTTGGGCGCCGTCGCCTTCGCCGCGGAAGACAAGGTGATCCGCGTGGCGACGCCTGGAACTTACGCGCCCTTTACTATGTATGATGATGCTACGAAGGAATGGTCTGGTTTTGAAATTGAATTGTGGCGAGCGATTGGAAAAAGATTTGGTTACGATGTTGAGTTTTTGAGGTTCGACATCCCCGCCACTTTTGCCGAGCTCGATCTTGGCCGGGTCGATACGGTTGCCAAGCAGATCAGCATCACGCCGGCGCGCCAGCAGAAATATGACTTTTCGCGGCCGTTTTTCTTCAGCCCATACTTTCTGACCGTGGCCGAATCCAATGAAGAGATCAAATCGTGGAAGGATATGGCGGGGAAAACGATCGCGCTGGCTGAGGGAAGCGCTATGAACGAGTTTGTCGCGGCGCTGGATCCCGACAACAAGGTGAAAAAATTTGTGTACGAGTCCGATAAGAAGATTTTCTCCGAAGTGTCGGTCGGACGTATCGACGCCTGCCCTAGCGCGTTTATCGAGCTGCCTTACGAACTAAAGCGAAATCCCGCGCTCAAGCTGAAGTTTGTCGATCTGGACAATCCCATCTACACCGAAGTCAACGCCTACCCGTTCGCCCGCACCGAGCGAGGGCAGGCGCTTCTGAAGCTGGCAAACGAAGCTCTGACTCAGATGATTGACGACGGCAGCTATGCCGGGCTGTGCAAAAAATGGTTCGGCGTGGACGTGATGGAAACGAAACCGGCCAAGGACTACCAGGCTGCTCATTCGAAGTAG
- a CDS encoding amino acid ABC transporter permease, whose protein sequence is MVFQFDYFLRMFTIIFSGFKNTVSMAFVSLIFAVLLGFVLAASRYYNIPVLKQFSVVFTSFFRSTPFIAQLFVFYYGFAQISAAVRGLSSFWAVVIVLSLSFAAYMGENIRGAISSVDKGQFEAGISIGMTPWQTIRRIVIPQAARVAVPGMVNSFANLFKSTSLAFTVGVMDMTSCAKNEVNLTYRYLEGFIALLIIYWVILALVSYAQSLLERYMNRPYVQEGR, encoded by the coding sequence ATGGTTTTTCAGTTCGACTATTTTTTACGGATGTTCACCATCATCTTTTCGGGATTCAAAAACACGGTTTCGATGGCGTTCGTCTCGCTCATTTTCGCGGTGCTGCTCGGCTTTGTCCTGGCGGCGTCGCGATACTACAATATTCCCGTGCTGAAGCAGTTTTCCGTCGTGTTCACGTCGTTTTTCCGCAGCACGCCCTTCATCGCGCAGCTCTTCGTCTTTTATTACGGCTTTGCGCAGATCTCCGCGGCCGTCAGGGGGCTGTCCAGCTTCTGGGCGGTCGTCATCGTGCTCTCGCTCAGTTTCGCAGCCTACATGGGCGAGAACATCCGCGGCGCGATCAGTTCGGTGGACAAAGGGCAGTTCGAAGCGGGAATCTCCATCGGCATGACGCCGTGGCAGACGATCCGCCGCATCGTGATCCCTCAGGCGGCCCGCGTCGCCGTGCCGGGCATGGTCAATTCGTTCGCCAACCTGTTCAAGTCCACGTCGCTGGCCTTCACCGTCGGCGTGATGGACATGACGTCGTGCGCCAAAAACGAGGTCAACCTGACGTACCGCTATCTGGAAGGATTCATCGCCCTGCTGATCATCTACTGGGTCATCCTCGCCCTCGTCTCCTACGCCCAGTCGCTGCTGGAGCGCTACATGAACAGGCCCTACGTGCAGGAGGGGCGGTAG
- a CDS encoding amino acid ABC transporter ATP-binding protein has protein sequence MSRLPILTVSGLKKSFGALEVLKDVSLSVAEGEIISIIGPSGTGKSTLLRCVNYLERPTAGVIAIDGVSVDASRSRRRDVYALRRKAAMVFQNYNLFRNKTALENIMEPMTQVQKIPCGEAREEAERILKVIGLFEKRDVYPAHLSGGQQQRIGIGRAMAVRPRVMLFDEPTSSLDPELVNEVLEVIRQLASEHRMTMLIVTHEMRFAQEISDRVLFMDNGGIALEGTPQEIFGGDNPRVRKFVGSVA, from the coding sequence ATGAGCCGGCTGCCCATATTGACGGTCTCCGGGCTGAAAAAAAGCTTCGGCGCGCTCGAGGTCCTGAAGGACGTCAGTCTTTCGGTCGCAGAGGGCGAGATCATCTCGATCATCGGCCCTTCGGGAACGGGTAAATCCACCCTGCTGCGATGCGTCAACTATCTGGAACGTCCCACCGCGGGAGTGATCGCCATCGATGGCGTCAGCGTGGACGCTTCCCGGAGCCGCCGCAGGGACGTTTACGCGCTGCGCAGGAAGGCCGCGATGGTCTTCCAGAACTACAACCTGTTCCGCAACAAGACGGCGCTTGAAAACATCATGGAACCCATGACGCAGGTGCAGAAGATTCCCTGCGGCGAGGCCAGGGAAGAGGCTGAGAGGATCTTGAAGGTCATCGGACTGTTCGAGAAGCGCGACGTCTATCCGGCCCACCTGTCGGGCGGACAGCAGCAGCGGATCGGCATTGGCAGGGCCATGGCCGTCAGGCCCAGAGTCATGCTCTTCGACGAGCCCACTTCTTCCCTCGATCCCGAACTGGTCAACGAGGTGCTGGAAGTCATCCGGCAGCTGGCCTCGGAGCATCGCATGACGATGCTCATCGTGACGCACGAAATGCGTTTCGCGCAGGAGATCTCGGACCGCGTCCTGTTCATGGACAACGGGGGAATCGCCCTTGAAGGAACTCCACAGGAGATCTTCGGCGGCGATAACCCGAGAGTGCGCAAGTTCGTAGGCTCCGTGGCCTGA
- a CDS encoding radical SAM protein: MDRNFVEAAARLRKELYKEYGAFYYVPMAESRSVQLPVTVGCSYGRCLFCDLNHGLAYRELSCPEIRDKVGKLRFLHKYDRRPVRRCLLSGGNPFFLPAEKLLWIAGELRGAFPECESVSCFARADDVMKKSAEELETLHAAGYDRLCLGIESGSERVLRYHEKGVGRAGNAEAMRKLDAAGISYSVYVILGLGGRALSDEHIAETASLLNGARPFELTVVNLVLFRGARLAERVRAGEFKRLRPLEALGEGRRLLSLLEIPTVYDGTHKTNAFPLKGRLPEHKALLLRRMDWAIERLSRGNVQGYEMRRWRNWFTE, translated from the coding sequence ATGGACCGCAATTTCGTCGAGGCTGCGGCCCGGCTCAGAAAAGAGCTTTACAAAGAGTATGGCGCCTTTTACTACGTGCCGATGGCGGAATCCCGCTCCGTGCAGCTTCCCGTCACCGTGGGGTGCAGCTACGGCCGCTGCCTTTTCTGCGACCTGAACCACGGGCTGGCCTACCGGGAGCTTTCCTGTCCGGAGATACGGGACAAGGTCGGGAAATTGCGTTTTCTCCACAAATACGACCGCCGGCCCGTGCGGCGCTGTCTTTTGTCCGGAGGGAACCCATTCTTTTTGCCCGCGGAGAAACTGCTGTGGATCGCCGGGGAGCTGCGCGGCGCCTTTCCCGAGTGCGAGTCCGTCTCCTGCTTCGCGCGGGCGGACGACGTGATGAAAAAGTCGGCGGAGGAGCTTGAGACCCTGCACGCGGCCGGATATGACCGCCTGTGTCTGGGGATCGAGTCGGGGTCGGAGCGGGTGCTCCGCTATCACGAGAAGGGCGTGGGGCGCGCCGGGAACGCCGAGGCCATGAGGAAGCTCGACGCCGCCGGGATAAGCTATTCAGTCTACGTCATCCTGGGGCTGGGGGGACGGGCTCTTTCCGACGAGCACATTGCCGAGACGGCAAGCCTGCTGAACGGAGCGCGTCCCTTCGAGCTGACGGTGGTGAACCTGGTGCTGTTCAGGGGAGCTCGTCTGGCGGAGCGCGTGCGGGCGGGCGAGTTCAAACGGCTTCGGCCGCTCGAGGCTCTGGGCGAGGGGCGGCGTCTTCTCTCGCTGCTGGAGATACCGACTGTCTACGATGGGACCCACAAGACCAACGCCTTTCCGCTGAAGGGGCGTCTGCCGGAGCACAAGGCGCTCCTGCTGCGCCGGATGGACTGGGCCATCGAGCGTCTGAGCCGCGGGAACGTGCAGGGATACGAGATGCGAAGGTGGCGCAACTGGTTCACGGAGTGA
- a CDS encoding sodium-dependent transporter, with product MERESFKSRIGFILVSAGCAIGIGNVWKYPWLVGQNGGGIFVLFYLLFLVCMGIPVLTMELAVGRGSRKSAVKGYETLEPAGSKWHVHGWFCVAGNYLLMMYYTTVSGWMLSYFFKFTFGTFDGMAAENVNGVFGGMLGDPEEMALCMALTVIGGFLVCSMGMQKGLEKVTKWMMLGLLALIVVLAVHSLLLPGAGEGARFYLLPSVTRMKASGLGNVIMAAMNQSFFTLSLGIASMEIFGSYMSDQFTLTGEAVRIVALDTFVAFMAGLIIFPACFSFGVQPDAGPSLIFITLPKVFINMEGGRLWGSLFFLFMTFASFSTVITVFENILAACMDNFGWSRAKSVWFNCAFVLVTSVPCVLGYNLWSDVRILGSRDVLDSEDFVVSNLLLPLGSLIYLLFCVTKWGWGFDKYLAECNKGAGIKMSRRFKPYFQFVLPLLILAILIQGLM from the coding sequence ATGGAAAGAGAGAGTTTCAAGTCGAGGATCGGTTTCATCCTGGTCAGCGCCGGCTGCGCGATCGGCATCGGCAACGTGTGGAAGTATCCCTGGCTGGTGGGGCAGAACGGCGGCGGCATTTTCGTGCTGTTCTACCTGCTGTTTTTGGTCTGCATGGGCATTCCCGTGCTGACGATGGAGCTGGCCGTGGGGCGCGGCAGCCGCAAGAGCGCCGTCAAGGGCTACGAGACGCTGGAACCGGCCGGCAGCAAATGGCACGTGCACGGCTGGTTCTGCGTGGCGGGCAACTATCTGCTGATGATGTACTACACGACGGTTTCCGGCTGGATGCTGTCGTACTTCTTCAAGTTCACTTTCGGCACGTTCGACGGCATGGCGGCCGAGAACGTGAACGGCGTTTTCGGCGGCATGCTCGGCGATCCCGAGGAGATGGCGCTGTGCATGGCGCTGACGGTGATCGGCGGCTTTCTGGTCTGTTCCATGGGGATGCAGAAAGGGCTGGAGAAGGTCACCAAGTGGATGATGCTCGGTCTGCTGGCGCTGATCGTGGTGCTGGCGGTGCACAGTCTGCTGCTGCCGGGCGCCGGGGAAGGGGCGCGCTTTTATCTGCTGCCCAGCGTGACGCGCATGAAGGCTTCCGGGCTCGGCAACGTGATCATGGCGGCCATGAACCAGTCGTTCTTCACGCTCAGTCTCGGCATCGCCTCGATGGAGATCTTCGGCAGCTACATGTCGGATCAGTTCACTCTCACCGGCGAGGCCGTGCGCATCGTGGCGCTCGATACTTTCGTGGCGTTCATGGCGGGGCTGATCATCTTTCCAGCCTGCTTCAGTTTCGGCGTGCAGCCCGACGCCGGCCCGTCGCTGATTTTCATCACGTTGCCCAAGGTCTTCATCAACATGGAGGGAGGCCGCTTGTGGGGCTCGCTGTTCTTCCTGTTCATGACCTTCGCCAGCTTCTCGACGGTGATCACCGTGTTCGAAAATATCCTGGCCGCCTGCATGGACAACTTCGGCTGGTCGCGTGCCAAGTCCGTGTGGTTCAACTGCGCCTTCGTGCTCGTGACCAGCGTTCCCTGCGTGCTGGGCTACAATCTGTGGAGCGACGTGCGCATTCTCGGCTCGCGCGACGTGCTCGACAGCGAGGATTTCGTCGTCAGCAACCTGTTGCTGCCGCTGGGGTCTCTGATCTATCTGCTGTTCTGCGTGACGAAATGGGGCTGGGGCTTCGACAAATATCTGGCGGAGTGCAACAAGGGCGCGGGCATCAAGATGAGCCGCCGCTTCAAACCTTATTTCCAGTTCGTGCTGCCGCTGCTGATCCTGGCGATCCTGATCCAGGGATTGATGTGA
- the hypE gene encoding hydrogenase expression/formation protein HypE, producing MSELISLGEGSGGRLTADLVASVIKNFAACDGQKGGCEDCTFIEGNLAVTTDGFTVSPRFFPGGDMGHLAVCGATNDLAVRGVRPQWLTLGMIIEEGLPRAELLRLVRSAARQCEALGATLAAGDTKVVPRGACEGVFFNVTALGRAVTPRPLGMNRLQPGDALILSTPPGRHGAVIAALRYGLDRGGLESDCAALWPLLGPLLPLDGLRCMRDCTRGGLGTVLCEWAEATGLGMEIEEERLALHPSVAAICDILGFDPLYLASEGCALIACAPAETEIALARLRRHPLGRDAALIGAVTAEHAGLVGLKTRLGGSRIVDMPVGEILPRIC from the coding sequence ATGAGCGAACTGATCTCGTTGGGCGAAGGAAGCGGCGGCCGCCTTACGGCCGATCTCGTCGCCTCCGTGATAAAGAACTTCGCCGCCTGCGACGGCCAGAAAGGCGGCTGCGAAGACTGCACGTTTATAGAAGGGAATCTGGCCGTCACCACCGACGGCTTCACGGTCTCGCCGCGGTTTTTCCCCGGCGGCGACATGGGACACCTGGCCGTCTGCGGCGCCACGAACGACCTGGCGGTGCGCGGCGTCAGGCCGCAGTGGCTGACGCTGGGCATGATCATCGAGGAAGGGCTGCCGCGCGCGGAATTGCTGCGCCTCGTTCGGAGCGCCGCCCGGCAGTGCGAAGCCCTCGGCGCGACGCTGGCGGCCGGCGACACGAAAGTGGTGCCTCGCGGCGCCTGCGAGGGCGTATTTTTCAACGTCACCGCCCTCGGCCGTGCCGTCACGCCCCGGCCGCTGGGCATGAACCGCCTGCAGCCCGGCGATGCGTTGATTCTCTCCACCCCGCCGGGCCGCCACGGCGCGGTCATCGCCGCGCTGCGCTACGGGCTCGACCGCGGCGGCCTGGAAAGCGACTGCGCCGCCCTCTGGCCCCTGCTGGGACCGCTGCTGCCGCTCGACGGCCTGCGCTGCATGCGCGACTGCACGCGCGGCGGCCTCGGCACCGTGCTCTGCGAATGGGCCGAAGCCACAGGCCTCGGCATGGAGATCGAAGAGGAACGCCTCGCGCTCCATCCATCCGTCGCCGCCATCTGCGACATCCTCGGTTTCGATCCGCTCTACCTCGCCAGCGAAGGCTGCGCCCTGATCGCCTGCGCCCCGGCAGAAACGGAAATCGCGCTCGCACGGCTCCGCCGTCACCCGCTGGGGCGCGACGCCGCCCTTATCGGCGCCGTCACGGCGGAACATGCCGGACTCGTGGGGCTGAAGACCCGGCTCGGCGGCTCCCGCATCGTCGACATGCCTGTCGGCGAGATCCTGCCGCGAATCTGCTGA